The sequence ATCGTACCACCTTAATGTCACAAAGTCAAAAGTCACAGAGTACAGAATGAATCATTAAAAAGCCATAAATTTCGGTCAGAATGATTGCAGAATAAGATAGAATGTTTAAATTTGCAGTCTTAAAAAATTAGAATGAGCAACTATGGCACAGATAGAAACAGCCAGTGTGGAACTGGCGTGGGTTGAGAAAAATTTCTTTAAAGGGGCAGGTTTGGATAAGGCCAGCCGTTTGAAGGGTGATGAGCGCAGGGCTTATAGGCTTGCGCAAGTTGAGCGATTACTGGCAACGCCATGCGGATATACTACAGCAGCAATATGGTTGTCGGATAGGTTCTGGACGGCCGAAGAAGGCAGGAAGATATATGAAAAAGACCCTAATCCGCTGTTGCTGCTGAAGGAACAGCAAACACTAGAGGATGACGAAATGGCGCGCTTGCGACTGATACTGGAGGTGGCCGGCTTGTGCCACGACCTGAGTTTGCACTATACGTTCAACCTGGATGACGCTTTCGGTGTTGAGAACAATTTCTGGGCGTCGAACAAGCAGTTAGTAGAGTGGCTTACAACAACCGAATATGAAAACATAGCAATGCACACGGCATATATTATGAAGAAGTATGCTACTGGTGTGTATGCATGTGGTCGCTACCAACCTGCGCAAGATGCGCTGGCCGAACTTTTTTCGGTAGAGTATGGCAAACTTATACGCGAACCTGAAAGAACAGAAATGCCCTCGCGTGCTTATGTTAAGATTGTTCTTGACGAGTTGATACGTATAGATGAGCATTGGAAGCAGGGGCGTAAGAAGAGGTTGAGACCAGATTTGATACTTCTTCACGACGAAATATATGGCGTGGTGCCCAACCAGTTTGACAATGATGTACTGAAGGCCGCAAAGGCGCTCTACAATTATATGGACAACGATGTGTACGGGCGAATGGTAGGTAACAATCCTTTTGGGCCTGAGGCGCTGAAGCTCTTTGCTAAAAAGGTTCGTGAGGTTCGTGCTGAGTATTTGGCTGAAGGTTGGGTTGCCGACGATTCGTTGGAGTTTGCCTATTTGATGGCTCATGCCGAGAGTTGTGCTAATGGTTGGTGGCGAGAGGAGGACGAAGCCTTATGATGAGTAGTAATCGTAGCGACTATAAGTCGGCTTCGGAATGGCTATCTACACTTATACACGATGAGGCGTGGCTCACTCAACAACAGCAGCTACAATCCTCAACTGCTGCCGATGCAAACGTACATCGCGACGCAGCCATCAGGCGTATTGGTATAGGTGAGACTTATGAGTTCTGGGAAATCCACGGCCATCAGGTGGAGAAGGCGGTTAGCGAGGTTTGGGAGATAGCAGAGTTGTCGCTCCCAAAACTAAAGATTCAAACCATCGGCATGCTTTCGATGGCATGGCTTGAGCAGCATACAGATGCACAATTAGACACAAAGCAGCAACAAGAAGTGGTTGAGAAACTGGCGCCCATATTTTTTGGACAGACAGAAGCAGCAAGAGAGTTTCTGGTGAGCATCAAAGGCATGAAGCCCACGCAGATTACCAACATGGTAAACCAGTTGGTATGCGATAAAAAAATATCGGAACTATCCATGCATCGCGACTTGTGGCAGGTGTTGCACGACTATAAAATCTATACCAAATCGGAATCTAACTGGAATATGCAGGTAAAATAATTACTGCCCTAAAAAGTATTTAAACTAAGGAATCGGCGCTTGTCGGTTCCTTTTTTTGTATCTATACTTGTACAAAAACTTGTGTACGACTTGTATAAACTTGTAATTACTTGTAAATCAATAGTTTACGAGTGGATAATCTTTTTTATTAGCTAAAATCGTCTTACCTTTGCATCGTCAAAAAACAAAAGTATTCACTAAAGGTCGCTTTAAGGAGGCGACGTTAAATAAAAAAATAATTATGAGTCGTACACGTAATCACATCGTAATCGCACGAGGTATTATGGCTGAGAATTCACGTCGACAGATGTCGTTGATAAACAGGTGCCAGATGCCTTACTCATCGAAGAAGGATTATCGCTTCGTGAACCACAAGTTCTAAACCAACGGAAAGGATAGTCGAAAACCAACAATTAACATTATTACTAATTTGAGCGAAGTGAGCTGAAGAAATCTCATGAGTTAAAGCTGGCCAGCGTTTCGCAAGGCTTCTTCACTCGCTAAATCGTTCAAAACATGCGAAAAGAATTTCTTACAAAGCACTTGTTGCAGCAGAACGTCCAGATGGACGGCAACGTTAACTTTATGGTGAATGGCGACATTAATATCCAGCCCTGCCCTTGGGAGCAGGATGTGGATCTGACCGATGGGCGCCCCGTTCACTACCTGGCTAACCTTGAGGTGATGGCCGATGGTCAGACTCGAGTAAAGGCCAAGCGCACCGGCAGTCGCGGCCCGTTGTATCAAACACTGTTTGAGACTGCTCACGGCACTGTAAAGATAGTGCCCCAGCGCAAGCAGCGCCACCCTGAGCGCGAACAGCTGATAGTAGAGTTTAAGTTTCCTCGCCGCTATGGACTGGCGCTAACCAAGGCGCTCTATGAGGAGGAAGCAGATCAGGTATTGTCGTACTTTAAAACACGAAAGGAGGAATGTTTATGGAATCAGCATTAATCAGCACCATTAAATTTACATGTATTGGCAAGGGGCACGGCGCTCCTTGCACCCCCGCCAGCCGAGAGGAGTGGGAACAGCTACGCCGAGAGCCCTGGTTGGCACAGATGTGCGAGCGCATAGCCAAGGGCGACGATGAACTGAAGCACCGATTGCCTGTGTGGACACCCCATTGCGCGGAGTTTGCCAACAATCACCGATCGATAGCCGATGCCATCAAGCCGCTTAACCGACTGATGCTGGACTTTGATGAGAAGGGACACACCGACGACATTCTGTCGAAATTGAAAATTGAAAATGGAAAATTGAAAAATGGCTGCGCTGAGCCTGACTTGCACGGAATGGTGGTGCTGCTGGTTGAAGAATCGGTGCGCCATGGTACGCATGTGCTGGTAGAGTTGCCCGATGGGATGACTGCCGAACAGGCGCAGGAACTGATGCAAGAGGCTACGGGATTTGTACCCGATGCTGCCGTAAAGGATGTGTCGCGTTGTATCTACATGGTGCCCGATGACCATACCCGCTACGTAAGCGAGCGGCTGTTTAATATAGGCACGGATGACACGGCTTCTAAAGAAAACACGGCTGACTGTGCTGTTGAAAAAAGCAGCGTCTCTCTAAAAGAGAGCTGTGTTAATCCGTGCCAAAAAGAATTTAAAGGCATACCCTACAGCTCTATCATAGCCGAGTGGTGGCACCGCAACGGGGGCGAGCCTGCCGAGGGCGAACGTAACGTAAAACTACACAAGTTGGCAGTAAATCTGCGCGCCATCTGCGATAATAAGAAAGAGGTGCTGATGCAGGTGATGCCCCGATTCGGACTGACCGATGCCGAACTTAAATCGGTAGTCGATTCGGCTTGCAAGGAAGAACCCAAAGGCGTTTCGAAGACGCTGTCTTCTATCATTGACAATTTATCATTAACCATTAACCATTCTGATGAGGAGGAGTTAGATGGTGCGGAAAATGGTCAATCTTCAATGTTCAATGTTCAATGGAACAAACTGCCCATCGGACTGAAAGAGTCGTTGGTTGGTGTGCCCGTATCCATGCATATGCCTGTGCTGTGCGGCGTGCTGCCCATTGCGGCGGCCTATGCCGACCAGGTAACGGTGGAATATTGCGATGGCAACACCCAGCGCTTAGGTCTGATGTCGATAATCCGTGGCGAGCAGGCCAGCAACAAATCGGTAGTAAAGAATGCTGTTGACATCTGGAAACGACAGCTTGACGAGGAAGATGCCCTGGCCCGCAAGCGCGAAGAGGAGTGGAAGGAGCGCAAAAAGGGGCGCAAAGCCAGCGAGAAGGCACCCGAAGATCCGCATGTATTGATTCGCGTAGTGCCCGTAACCGTTAGCTGCTCAACGTTGCTTAAGCGTTTCAAGAACGCTCAGAACCACACCCTGTACAGCTTTGGTGAGGAACTCGACACGCTGCGTAAAACCAACGGAGCCGGTTCGTGGTCGAGCAAATACGATATTTATCGCTTGGGTTTCGACTATGGCGAATGGGGACAGGATTACAATAGCGATGCAGCCGAGAGTGGTGTGGTAAACGTGGCATATAACTGGACTATGCTGGGAACAAACGGCGCCCTGCGCAAGTGCTTTAAGGCCGATAACATAGAGAACGGACTCTCGAGCCGTGTGTTGGTGGCCGAAATGCCTGATGCCAGCTTTGCCAAGATGCCTAAGTTCCGCAAGCGATCGGACGAGGATGTGGCCAGGATACAAGAGGCCGTGAGCCGTTTGCGTGGCTACTCAGGATTGGTTGACACACCCCGCCTGCGCAAAGCCATCGAGGGCTGGGTAGAGCAGAAACGCATAGAGGCAGCCAAGGATATCGACCACGTAAAGGATACCTATCGTAAGCGTGCTGCCGTTATCGGCTTCCGCTGTGGCGTGGTGTTCCACCTGCTGAGCGGTTGCAACAAGGAGAGTAAGGCCTGTACCGATTTTGCGCTGATGATGGCCGAATACTGCCTGCAGCAGCAGATAAAGGCCTTTGGCGAGGCACTCGAAAGTCAGTTCCTGGATGCCCGCGACGAGTGTGTGCGTTATGGCTCTAACCACTCTATCTTCGATCAGCTGGCACCTACGTTTACCATGGACGATTTGCGTGCGCTGAAGCGAGGATTCTGCGGCGAGGCCGGGCTGCGAAAAATCATTTCGCGCTGGTATCGCGACCAGTGGATTGAGAAAACCGACCGCACGCACTGGAAGAAACTAAACACTACTGTGTGACGTGTGATTATGTGACATTTAGTACATTAAACATTAAAGATTAAACATTAAAGATTAAACATTTTATGGAGATTATATTAACACGCATAGCTAAGCGCCAGCAGTACACGATAGGTAGGCTGGCCATTGTAGAACGTACCGACGATGAGTATCTGGCTGGTGAGCGCGAGGTGTATTTTTGCGATACCCTCGAACCGCCTGTCATCCAGACTAAAACTACCGTATCGCTGGCTTCGGTGCTGCGTTCGCCCGTAAAACTTAAATCTATCAAGCCCGTGGCC is a genomic window of Xylanibacter ruminicola 23 containing:
- a CDS encoding DUF3987 domain-containing protein; its protein translation is MESALISTIKFTCIGKGHGAPCTPASREEWEQLRREPWLAQMCERIAKGDDELKHRLPVWTPHCAEFANNHRSIADAIKPLNRLMLDFDEKGHTDDILSKLKIENGKLKNGCAEPDLHGMVVLLVEESVRHGTHVLVELPDGMTAEQAQELMQEATGFVPDAAVKDVSRCIYMVPDDHTRYVSERLFNIGTDDTASKENTADCAVEKSSVSLKESCVNPCQKEFKGIPYSSIIAEWWHRNGGEPAEGERNVKLHKLAVNLRAICDNKKEVLMQVMPRFGLTDAELKSVVDSACKEEPKGVSKTLSSIIDNLSLTINHSDEEELDGAENGQSSMFNVQWNKLPIGLKESLVGVPVSMHMPVLCGVLPIAAAYADQVTVEYCDGNTQRLGLMSIIRGEQASNKSVVKNAVDIWKRQLDEEDALARKREEEWKERKKGRKASEKAPEDPHVLIRVVPVTVSCSTLLKRFKNAQNHTLYSFGEELDTLRKTNGAGSWSSKYDIYRLGFDYGEWGQDYNSDAAESGVVNVAYNWTMLGTNGALRKCFKADNIENGLSSRVLVAEMPDASFAKMPKFRKRSDEDVARIQEAVSRLRGYSGLVDTPRLRKAIEGWVEQKRIEAAKDIDHVKDTYRKRAAVIGFRCGVVFHLLSGCNKESKACTDFALMMAEYCLQQQIKAFGEALESQFLDARDECVRYGSNHSIFDQLAPTFTMDDLRALKRGFCGEAGLRKIISRWYRDQWIEKTDRTHWKKLNTTV